The DNA window CACAACGACGTTCTCGCCGGTGGCCTCAAGCACGGGGTGCTCAGCTCGATGCAGCGATTCGTGGTCCGCCGGGCGGATGTGGTGCTCGGCGCGTCCTCCGACCTGGTCGCCGAGGCCAAGGCGCTGGGCGCGGAGTCGGCACGGCTCGCCCCGGTGGCCGCCCCGGCGCTGAAGGAGGCGACCCGCACGCGGGCGGACGTACGCGCCGAGCTCGGCGTCGGCGACGGCCCGCTGCTGCTCGCGGTCGGGCGGCTGGCGCCGCAGAAGTCGTACGAGGTGCTGCTCGGCGCGGTGGCCCGGCTCACCGACCGTTCCCCGCGTCCCGCGCTGGTGATCGCGGGTGAGGGCACGGAACGCGCCGGTCTCACCGCCCGCATCGAGGCGGAGGGGCTGCCGGTGACGCTGCTCGGGCACCGTACGGACGTCCCCGACCTGCTCGCGGCGGCCGACGTCTTCGTGCTGTCCAGCCGCTGGGAGGCCCGGGCGCTGGTCGCGCAGGAGGCGCTCCGTACCGGCGTCCCGCTGGTGGCGACCGACGCCGGCGGCATCCCCGAGCTCGTCGGCGACGCGGCGCTGCTCGTCCCCCCAGGCGACGACGCCGCCTTCGCGGCCGCGGTCGCCCGCGTGCTGGACGACCCGGCGCTGGCCGACACGCTCCGTACCTCCGGCCAGAAGCAGGCTGCCACCTGGCCCGACGAGGACGACGCGGCGGACGCCTTGAAGGAGCTCTACGACGAGCTGACATCGGGGACAAAACCCTAGGCACCGGCGTGGTGCGTCGGGTCCCGGCGAGGGGTTGTTAAGCTTGAAGCCCGTGGACTTGCTGGGTCCGAACCCGGATGCCAGCCCCTCGCCCTCACCACGGGGAGTAACTCTTGGCAGCTGCGCAGCCGACCAGGCATATTTTCGTCACCGGGGGCGTCGCCTCCTCCCTAGGCAAGGGGCTCACCGCCTCGAGTCTCGGCAACCTGTTGAAGGCCCGAGGCTTACGGGTGACGATGCAGAAGCTCGACCCGTACCTCAACGTCGATCCCGGAACGATGAACCCGTTCCAGCACGGCGAGGTCTTCGTCACCGACGACGGCGCCGAGACCGACCTCGACATCGGGCACTACGAACGGTTCCTCGACGTCGACCTCAACCGGATCGCGAACGTCACGACCGGCCAGGTCTACTCGAGCGTGATCGCCAAGGAGCGCCGCGGCGACTACCTCGGCGACACCGTTCAGGTGATCCCGCACATCACGAACGAGATCAAGGCCCGCATCCGCGCGATGGCCGGGCCCGAGGTCGACGTGGTGATCACCGAGATCGGCGGCACGATCGGCGACATCGAGTCGCTGCCGTTCATCGAGGCGGCCCGTCAGGTCCGCCGCGACGTCGGCCGGGACAACGTGTTCTTCCTGCACGTCTCGCTGGTGCCGTACCTGGCGCCGTCCGGCGAGCTCAAGACCAAGCCGACCCAGCACTCGGTCGCGGCGCTGCGCAACATCGGTATCCAGCCCGACGCGCTCGTCTGCCGCTCGGACCGCCAGCTGCCGGCGTCGGTGAAGCGCAAGATCGCGCTGATGTGCGACGTGGACGAGGAGGCCGTGGTCTCCTGCCCGGACGCGCCGAGCATCTACGACATCCCGAAGGTGCTGCACGGCGAGGCGTTGGACGCGTACGTCGTCCGCCGGCTCAACCTGCCGTTCCGCGATGTCGACTGGACCCGGTGGGACCAGCTGCTCCGCCGCGTGCACCACCCGGCGGACGAGGTGACGGTCGCGCTCGTCGGCAAGTACGTCGACCTGCCCGACGCGTACCTCTCGGTCTCCGAGGCCTTGCGTGCTGGCGGGTTCGAGCACGACACGAAGGTGCATCTGCGTTGGGTGCCGTCCGACGAGTGCCTCACGCCGGAGGGCGCGGCCAAGCACCTGGCGGACGTCGACGCGGTCTGCATCCCGGGCGGCTTCGGCGTGCGCGGGATCGAGGGCAAGATCGGCGCGATCCGGTACGCCCGCGAGCACTCGCTGCCCACGTTGGGACTCTGCCTTGGCCTGCAGTGCATGGTGATCGAGGTCGCGCGTGACCTCGGCGGGCTCGCGGACGCGAACTCGACGGAGTTCGACGGGTCGTCGCCGCAGCCGGTGATCGCGACGATGGAGGAGCAGCGCGAGATCGTCGCGGGCACCGGTGACATGGGCGGCACGATGCGGCTCGGCCTGTACCCGGCGAAGCTGCTTGACGGGTCGTTGGTGCGCGAGGCGTACGGCGAGCCGTACATCGAGGAACGGCACCGGCACCGGTACGAGGTCAACAACTCGTTCCGCTCGCAGCTCGAGGCGTCCGGGCTCGTCTTCTCCGGCACGTCGCCGGACGGGCGGCTGGTGGAGTTCATCGAGCTGGACCGTTCGGTGCACCCGTACTTCGTCGCCACCCAGGGGCACCCGGAGCTCCGGTCGCGCCCAACCCGGCCGCACCCTCTCTTCGCGGGGCTGGTCGCGGCGGCGTTGACGCGGCAGCGCGAGATGCAGCTGCCGGTGGGGGAGCTGCACCTGGCGCGAGCGGACGAGCCGGTCGAGGCGGTTGCTGAGGTCGAGGACGACGAGAACTCCGCCCAGCTCGGCGCCGTCGCCGAGTCCTGGGCGCAGGCGGCGCGTACGTGACCTCCGACGTGTTGCGCGACTCGCCTGAGCAGTGGCCGGTCTCGTCGTCTGCGGTGTCCTTGGCGACGGGGCGGGTGATCTCCGTGCGCGAGGACACGCTCGGCCCCGGGTTCGTCCGGGACGTGGTGGTGCACCCGGGCGCGGTCGGCGTGATCGCGCTCGACGACGAGGAGCGGGTGCTGCTCGTTCGGCAGTACCGGCACCCGGTCGGGCACCGGCTGTACGAGCCGCCGGCTGGCCTGCTCGACGTCTCCGGTGAGGACTACCTCGTGGGGGCGCAGCGGGAGCTGTACGAGGAGGGCCACGTCCGCGCCTCGTCCTGGCGGGTGCTCGTGGACGCGTTCACCTCGCCGGGGATGACGACCGAGGCGCTGCGGATCTACCTGGCGCGGGACCTGTCGGAGCCGGAGCAGGAGCGGTACGCCGGCGAGCACGAAGAGGCCGACATGCCAATCGTCTGGGCGCCGCTTTCCTTGTTGGTGGAGCAGATCCTGGCGGGGGAGCTGCACAACCCCACACTGGTGATGGGCTGCCTCGCCGCCTGGGCCGCGCGGAACGGCGCCGGCTACAACGCCCTCCGCGACCCCTCCGCCCCCTGGCCCGCCCGCGACCGTCTTGGATGAAGGGCACCTTCATCCAATAGGTTTGGATGAAGGTGCACTTCATCCAAACCTCAGGTGGGGAGCTAGGCGATCCGCAGGGCGGACTGCCAGTTGGTGCCGAGGCTCTGCTGGGCCTTCATGTGCAGGAGCTGGAAGCCCTCGAGCGCGCGGGAGTGCCTGAGCGCGCCGACGTCGACGGGCCTGAGGCCGCCGTCGCTGGCGAGCTGCGCGACCTGCTGGCGCGCGGTCTCGTCGTCGCCGGCGATGAACACGTCGAGCTTCTCGTCGCCGAGCAACGTTCCGGCGAACGTCGTGTTGAACGCCTTCACCACGTTCACGCCGGGCGCCACCGTGGCGAGCTCCTCGGCGGCCGAGGAGTCGGCGGGTACGACCAGCGCGTCGAACGTCGAGAAGTCGACCGGGTTGGAGATGTCGACCACCGTCTTGCCGTTGAGCGCGTCCCCGTACGTGGCCAGGACGTCCTTGAGCGCGCCGTACGGAACGGCCAGGACGACGACGTCCGCGCCGGCCACACCCTCGCCGACCGCGACGTCCGCACCGGCCACGCGGCCGCGCACCTCGTCCGCCAGAGCCGTCCCCTTGGTCGCGTCGCGAGCCACGATCCGCACACTGTGACCACCCAATGCCGCGCGTGTCGCGATCCCACCGGCCATGTTGCCCGCACCGACAATGCTTACCCGCATGGCGAATCTCCTCAGTCGAAGTAAGTTGACGCTTCAAGTCATCTCGGAGCATACGCCACTTCAGTTGAAGCTTCAACTGACGGATCTTGATCGACCTATGTAGATCAAGTCGCCGCCGCTGACTGGGTCGGGGGCACCCTGGTCCCATAGGTTCGGACGAGGGTGCCCCCGACCCAACTCCAGGCGACGGCGGCGGCGGTTTGGGTGAGGGGCACCCTGGTCCCATAGGTTCGGACGAGGGTGCCCCCGACCCAAGCCGCGCCCGCCCACGCCTTGATCTACATAGGTCGGTTAGCGCGAGGTCGGCTCGATCTGGTGGAGGATCCGCTTGGCGGCGCTCCCGAGCTGGCGGTACTGCGTGGCACTGAGCGCGTCGACGACGAGCTCGCGGACGGCGGCCACGTGACCCGGTGCCGCAGCCACGACCTTGGCGCGGCCGGGCTTGGTGAGGACCGCGTTCGTGTACCGCCCGTCCTCCGGGCACGGCCGGCGCCGCACCCAGCCGCGGTCCTCGAGCCGCTTGACGACATGTGACAGCCGCGACAGCGAGGCGGCGACGAACGACGCGAGTTCGCTCATCCGTACGGTCTCGTCCGGAGCCTCCGCGAGCCGCCCCAGCACGAGGTACTCGAAGTGCGTCATCCCCGAGTCCCGCAACAGCTGCGCGTCGAGGGCCGCGGGCAGCTTCATCATCACCGCGGCGAACGGGCGCCAGGAGTCCTGCTCTGCCTCGGACAGCCAGCGAGGCTCGTCGTTCTGACTCATACTGGCCAGCCTAGCTCCGAGCTTGAAGCTTCAACCCCCTTGACCTTCATTGTCGCAGCTCCGGCTCGCTCAGTTTCGCCGCACGCCACCGTCTGCCCCGCGACGTCCCGGCGTTCAGTCTGGGCTGCTTCGACGAGCCGGACTGCGGCTAGGTTGGAAGAGTGATCGACGAGCTGCGGAAAACGTTCCAGGACCCGCCCGCCGACTGCCGCCCGATGATGCGCTGGTGGTGGTTCGGCCCGTCAGTCGAACGCGACGAGCTCACCCGCGAGCTCGAGGCCATGCACGACGCCGGGCTCGGCGGCGCCGAGGTCGCCGTCGTCTACCCGCTGAGCGAGTCAACCGACCGCTATCTCTCCAAGGAGTTCCTCGCCGACCTGCGCCACGCAGCCGACGAGGCACAGCGGCTCGGGCTCCGTTTCGACGTCACGCTCGGCAGCGGTTGGCCGTTCGGCGGCCCGCACGTCACGCCTGACCTGGCCGCGCGCAAGCTGCACTGGGACCGCCAGGAAGTCGGCCTGGAAGCCGCCGATCTCCCTGCCCCCCAAACCTGGCCGGACGACGAGCTCGTCGCCGCGTACGTGGGGGAGGGCACCGCGAAGGAGACCCCCACGTCGTTCGACCAGCTGCCCATCGTCGACGGGACGATCCGCGTCCCCGCGGGAACAGGTCCGCGCGTCGTCCTCACCGCCGTGTCGAGGCTCACCGGCCAGCACGTCAAGCGCGCCGCCGCCGGCGCCGAAGGCCTGGCGCTCGACCACTACTCGGCAGCCGCGACCGCCAACCACATCGAGGCGGTCTGCGAGCCCCTGGTGAACGCCGTCGGCCCCGAACGGCTCGGCTCGGTCTTCTGCGACAGCCTCGAAGTGTACGACGCCGACTGGACGCCGAACGCGCTGGCGGAGTTCGAGGAACGCCGCGGCTACGACCCGCGACCGAGACTCTGGCAAGTCCACGTTGACAACCCCGAAGCGCCCAAACTACGCGCCGACTTCTACCGCACGCTCACCGAGCTGCTCGAAGAGAACTTCCTTGCCCCGTTGCAGAGTTGGGCAGCCAAGAAGGGTGTCAAGTTCCGCTTGCAAGGCTACGGCGAACCGCCTGCTACGGTGAGCAGCTACCGCTTCGCCGACATTGTCGAGGGCGAAGGCTGGGGCTGGAAGGACCTACCTCCGACGCGCTGGGCGTCGTCGGCCGCGCAGTTGTACGGCAAGCAGATCGTCTCGTCGGAGGTCTGGACGTTCGTGCACGCGCCGTCGATGCGGGCCACGCCGCTCGATCTCCAAGCAGAGCTGCACGAACACCTGCTCTGCGGCGTCAACCACGTCATCGGCCACGGCTGGCCCTACTCGCCGTCCAACGCCAACGGACTCGGCTGGATCTTCTACGCCGCCGGCGCGCTGGACGACCGCAACCCGTGGTGGCCGGCGATGCGGCCGTTCGCCGCGTACGTCCAACGCCTGTGCTGGCTGCTCCGCCAGGGCGAACGGGTCAGCGACGTCGGCATCTACGTTCCCGCGCGCGACGTCTACGCGAAGATGCAGCCGAGCCAGCCGAAGGGCATCGATCTCTGGCGCAGGACCAGGGACGCGATCGGCTTCGAGCTCACCAGGTCGATTCGTGAAGCGGGCTTCGACTTCGACCTGTTCGACGACGACGCGATCGGGGTGCTCGACGACGGTCGCTTCCCGATCGTCGTCGTCCCCGGGGCGAACGACGTCGCAGAACGCTTGCAGGCAAGGACGCCGGACGTCACGATCGCCCCGCCACGCCCCGCGGTGGGCTTCGTGCACAGGAAGATCGGCGATGTCGACGCCTACCTCGTCGCGAACACCGGCCCGAACGTCGAGGAGTTCCAGCTCACCCCGCGCGACACGCACCAGTGGATCGAACGCTGGGACCCGCACACCGGCGACGTGCTGAGCCGCGGCGCAACCTCCATCCCGCTCCGGCTGGAGGCGTACGAGGCCGCCGTACTCGTCGCGTTCGACGGCGACGCGACCCCGACGGAGCCGACCGCCCCGCAGGCCGTGCACGAGCTCGACGGCGACTGGACGGTCCGCTTCGGCGCCGACCCGACGCCCGTCACGCTCCCGCACCGCTGGGAGGACGATCCCGTCCTCGAGCACTACTCGGGCAGCGCGACGTACGCGACCACGGTCGAGCACGGAGAAGGCGAGGTCTGGCTCGACCTCGGCGACACGACACCGGGGGAGCCGGCCGAGCTCGGCCTGCTCTGGCACCTCGCCGGCCCCGCGTACCAAGCCGCGGCCGAGCCGCCCGTCGGCGTCGTCGCCGAGGTCTCGCTCAACGGCGAGAAAGCCGGCGTGCTCTGGGCACCGCCGTACCGCGTCCGCCTATACCTCCGAAAAGGCGCGAACGAGCTAACGATCAGGGTCTCCAACACCGGCGCGAACGGCCTCGCCGCCGACGTGACCGTGCCCGCCTGGGCGCAGGCCGCACGAGAGCGGTACGGCCGCCGCTTCACGCTCCAGCGCCTGGAGAACGCGATGGACGGCGTCAGCTCCGGTCTGATCGCCGTCCCCCGGCTCTTGGTCAAGAAGTAAGGACCGCCTAACCTAAGGACGTGACCAAGCTTCGCTGGCTGGCCCCAGCCGCCGCCCTCCTGCTCGCAGCCACCGCCTGCGGTTCGAACGGCGGCGACGCCGACGCCCAAAGCAGCACCGAAACGGAGACCAGGACGATCGTCCACGCGATGGGCAAGACCGACGTGCCGGTCCAGCCGAAGCGCGTGATCGTCCTCGACACCGACAAGCTCGACACCGCGGTCACGCTCGGCGTGATCCCGGTCGGCGCGGCGAACGCCGACGAGACCGACGGCTGGCCGAAGTACCTCGGCGCCGCGGTCAAGGACATCCCGCAGGTCGGCACCCTGCAGGAGCCGAACCTCGAGGCGATCGCCAAGCTGAACCCGGATCTCATCCTCGGCTCGGCGTTCCGGCAGAAGGACTTCTACGACAAGCTCGCCGCGATCGCCCCGACCGTCTACACCGAGCTGGTCGGCACCCCGTGGAAGGAGAACTTCCTGCTCGACGGCCAGGCGCTCGGCAAGGAGCAGGAGGCGAAGGACCTGCTGGCGAAGTACGAGGCTCGCGCCAAGGAGGTCGGCACGAGTCTCGGCGACCCGAGCCAGACGGAGGTGTCGATCGTGCGGTTCCGGCCGACCGAGATCAGGCTGTACGGCCCGACCTCGTTCGTGGGGATCGTGATCGGCGACGTCGGCCTCGGCCGCCCCAAGCTGCAGCGGCTCGAGGGCGCGAAGGACCGCAGGTTCACCGCGATCAGCCCCGAACGCATCGGCGAGGCCGACGGCGACGTGATCTTCGTGACCGCGTTCGGTACGGAGGCCGCCAAGGCGCAGACCCAGGTGACCGGCGGCGCGCTCTGGCGCGGGCTCGGCGCGGTCAAGGCCGGCAAGGCGTACGAGGTCCCGGACGAGACCTGGATGACCGGCATCGGGATCACCGCGGCGAATCAGGTGCTCGACGACCTCGAGCAACACCTTGCCCCAGCGAGCTGACCCTCCGCCGCCGAGGCCCAATGATCATGTTTACATGATCATTGGCCGCCTTACGCGGGGTAGACGCCAGGTAGAGCACCCACACGCCAGGTAAGGTCCGGCGAGCTAGGCGCCCTCGGCCAGCCGCTTGATCGTCGCGAGCCGGCGGTCCCAGTCGGACGCCACCTTCGCCAGCCAGCGCGCGGCCGTGTCGAGTCGTTCCGGCTGGACGGCGTAGCGCACCTCGCGCCCGGTCTTGTGGCCGGCCACCAGCCCCGCGCGGTCCAGAACGGAGAGGTGCTTGACGATCGCCTGCCGCGAGACCGGTACGTGCTGGGCGATCGTCGTCGCCGTGGCTTCCCCCTGTGCCGCCAACACGTCCAGCACCCGCCGCCGCGTGGAGTCCGCGAGCGCGACCAGCACCTCGTCGACGACGTCGTCGTTGATCGTCATGCGGCGAGGTACTTCTCGAGCCGGCCGATCATCGTCGTCCAGCCCTCCTCGTTGTCGCGGACCTGCCGCTGCCGGGTGTCCAGTGTCGCGGTCACCCGCGCGAAACCGGTCTCGACGACACGCACCAGCGTGCCCGAGTCGACCGGGGTCAGCGTGAACTCCACCAGCGTCGAGTTGTCGTCGCGTACGGCCTCGCCGGGGAAGCTCGGCGCCCAGCGGTAGGCCAGCCGGCGCGGCGGCTCGATGGTCTCGAACGTGGCCGGGTACGTGCCGTCCTCGACCTGCATGGTGCCGCCGGGCCGCAGGTCGACCTCCATCGGGTTCACGCCGTCGCCGAACCAGGCACCTACGTGCCGCGGCTCGGTGAGCACCGCCCAGACCCGTTCGATCGGCGCCGAGACCGTGGTCTCGCGCTCGACCCGGTTCGGCACGTACGTCCGCGCGTACTCGGCCAGCTCGGCGAGCTCCGCGGCCCAGCCCTCGGTGTTCTCCCGCGCGTGCTTCGCCTGCTGCGCGACGTCGGCCGCGAGGTCGGTGAAGCCGCTCTCCACCACGCGGACGCGGGTCGACTCGCCGTCGGGAACGAGCAGGAACTCGACCAGCGTCGAGTTGCCGTCGGTCATCTCCACGTCGTGCGCGAGCGCCCAACGGTAGGCGAACCGCGACGTCGGCTCGACCGCGACGACCTCGCCGAACGTCGTGCCGTACTCCCGCCAGTGGATCGTCAGCCGGCCACCCGGCCGCAGGTCGATCTCGGTGCCAGCGTCGCCGAACCAGGTCCCGAGGTGCTCGGCCTGGGTGATCACCTCCCAGACCCGCTCGACGGGCGCCGCGACGACTACCTCGCGCTCGATCTGGGTCGGTACAGGACTAGTCATCTCTTCAGGTCTCCTCGTCTCGAAACGTGCTACCGCATAGTTGCACGCAACCGTGGAGTTGCACAAGGTCGCGCTAACCTGTGAACGACAAACCAAGTCGTTCACAGGAGGGCGCGCGTGGCGGTCGCGTTCGAGCCGCGGGAACGGGAACGGCTCACCGGTGAGCTGTTGCGACTCGGCGAGAAGCTGTTCACCACGCAAGGGCTGCGCAAGACGTCGCTCGCCGAGCTGACCGAGCCGCTGGGCATCGCGAAGAGCAGCTTCTACTCGTTCTTCCCGGCCAAGGAGTCGCTCTATCTGGAGCTGATGGTCCGGCACGCGCCCGCCCTCGCCGACCGGATGCGCCAGGCGCTGGACCAGCCGACGACTCGGGCCGCGCTGGTCGAGCTGATGCGGACGACCGCCGACCTGCTCGAGCACGATCCGCTCTACCGCCGGCTGGTGACCCACCCGGACGAGCTCGCCTCGGTCGGTCGGAGGTTGGGCGCCGACGAGCTGGACCGGGTCCGCCCGTACGTGCTCGACCCGCTGGTGGAGTTCGTCACCCGCGCCCAGGCGGCCGGCGACCTCGTCCGCGCGGACCCGTTCACCGTTGTCGGCGTCCTCCGGACCGTCGGCCTGGTCGTCACGCACCAGGAGGAGTACGGGCCGACGTATCGGGACGTTCTTGCTCTGACGATCGAGAGCCTCGCGACCGGACTGACTCGACCAGCTTGACCACCGCCGCGAGGCCGACGAACAGGACCGCGACCAGCAGCAGGTTGACGAACACGCGCGGGTAGCCGAGTACGCGGACGTCCATGAACGGGTACGCGTAGAAGTCCACGATCGGCCCGCGGATCAGCGCGAGCGCGATCCACCAGAGCGGAAACACCAATGCCACAAGGACAACCCGCCACTCGACGCGGCCGCGCGGACCGAAGACCAGCCAGCCGAGGACCGCCAGCAGCGGCACGATCGTGTGCAGGATCGTGTCCGCGACCGCCGCCGCTCCGGTGAACTGGGCGTCGCCCGCGAGGACCAGGTGGAAGACCAGGAACGTCACGGTGATCGCGATCAGCCCGGACAGCCGGAAGCCGCGGAACCAGGTGGACGGCCGGTCCAGCCGGATCGCCAGCAGCAACGTCGTGACGCCGACGAGCAGGTTCGACTGGATGGTGAAGTAACAGAACACGTTGAAGATCCGCGCGCCGAGCGAGGTGAACTGCGTACCGGTCAGCCCCGCCGACACGTACAGCTGCACCACCATGCCGACCAGCACGGCGAACGCGGTCAGCCCGAAGAACGCCCGCGCCAAGCGGTCCTTGTTCATGAGGGGACCGTAGTAGGAACTAGCGGGTCAGTGCGGCCAACGCGCTGTCGACGTCGGCGGTCGTGGAGTAGAGGTGGAACGACACGCGCACCTTGCCGCCGCGTACGGCCGCCCGGATGCCCGCCGCCTTCAGCTTCGCCTCGGCGTCCGCCACGTCGGTCGACACGATCGCGGAGTCGCTCGGCGCCAGCCCGAGCCCGGCGCGGAACCGGTTCGCCAGGCCGACGTTGTGCGCGTTGACGCGGTCCACGCCGACGTCCAGCAGGATCTGCAGGGCCGGCGCCTGGCCGACGAAGCAGAACCAGGCCGGCGAGACGTCGAAGCGCCGCGCGTCCTCCGCGAGCCGCAGCGGCAGCCCGTAGTACGAGGTGTGCGGGTCGTCGCCCGCGTACCAGCCGGCCTGCAGCGGGCGGAAGCCATCCCGGACGGCGGGTGAGAGGTACGCGTACGCCACGCCGCGCGGCGCCATCAGCCACTTGTACGCGCCCACCACGACCACGTCGGCCGCCGCCCAGTCGCGGTGCAGCCACCCGATCGCCTGCGTCGCGTCGACGACGACCATCGCGCCGACCGCTCGTGCGGCCGCGACGATCTCGTCGTACGCCGCGACCTCACCGGTCGAGGACTGCACGGCGCTGAACGCCACCAGCGTCGTGCGCTCGTCGATCGCGCCCGCCAGCTTGTCCGGCGACACCGCCACCACCTCGACGCCGCGGTCGGCGTGGACGGCCCAGGGGAACACGTTCGACGTGAACTCGATGTCGGGCACGAGGACACGCGCGCCGTCCGGGAGTGCGGCGCCGACCGGACCGAGCAGGCCGGACACCGTCGAGGCCACCGCGACGTCGGTCGCGGGGACGCCGAGCATCGTGGCGAACGACGTCCGCGACGCCTTCGTCGACTCGTCCCAGCCCTCCCAACTGGTCCGCCCGTGCCGCCAGTCGTCCAGCGCGACCTCCAGGGCAGAGAAGGCAGGCCGCGGGGGCAGCCCGTAGCTGGACGTGTTGAGGTAGCCGGGACGGGGGTCCCAGAGTGGTTGCGCGTCGACGATCTCCATGACACCAGCCTGGCACGGGGCGCTAGGAGATCTGCAGAGCCAGTTGCCGTCGGAGTGGACACCTTGTTCACTCACGCGCGGAAGCAGCGGCGGAGTGTCCACGTCGTGAAGGAGCTTCGTACCGATCCGCCGGATTACACTCGGCGAGCCGGCAACGACGCTGGTGTTCGAACGTGCCCGGAAGGCGTGACTCAGGTGAAGATCGGCGTCCCGAAAGAAATCAAGAACCACGAGTACCGCGTCGCGATCACTCCCGCGGGAGTGCACGAGCTGGTGCGCAACGGGCACGACGTGTTCGTCGAACGCCATGCGGGCGAGGGTTCGTCGATCCCCGACGAGCAGTTCGAGCAGGCCGGTGCGCGGATCCTCGAGACCGCCGACGACGTGTGGGCCGAGGGCGACCTGATCCTCAAGGTCAAGGAGCCGATCGCGGTCGAGTACGACCGGATGCGCAAGGGCCAGGTGCTGTTCACGTACCTGCACCTCGCGGCGTCGAAGGCTTGCACCGACGCGCTGCTCGACGCGGGCGTGACCGGCATCGCGTACGAGACCGTGCAGCTGACCGATGGCTCGCTGCCGCTGCTCGCGCCGATGTCGGAGGTAGCGGGCCGGCTCGCGCCGCAGGTCGGCGCCTACCAGCTGATGCGCCAGGGCGGCGGCCGCGGCGTGCTGATGGGCGGCGTCTCCGGTGTGTACGCGGCGAAGGTCGTGGTGATCGGCGCCGGCGTCTCGGGCATGAACGCGGCGGCGATCGCGCTCGGCATGCAGGCCGAGGTGCTGTTGCTGGACAAGAACATCGAGCGGCTGCGTTCGGCGGACCGCGTCTACCGCGGGCACGTGCAGACCGTCGCGTCGAACGCGTACGAGGTCGAGCGGGCGATCATGGACGCCGACATGGTGATCGGCGCCGTTCTGGTGCCGGGTGCCAAGGCGCCGACGCTGATCACGAACGAGCAGGTCTCGCGGATGCTGCCGGGCTCGGTGCTCGTCGACATCTCGATCGACCAGGGCGGCTGCTTCGAGGACTCGCGGCCGACGACGCACGACGATCCGACGTACAAGGTGCACAACTCGGTCTTCTACTGCGTCGCGAACATGCCCGGCGCGGTGCCGCACACGTCGACGTACGCCCTGACGAACATGACGATCCCGTACTCGCTCGAGCTCGCTAACCGAGGCTGGCGCTCGGCGCTGCAGTCCGACCCGGCGCTCGCGCTCGGGTTGAACACGCACGAGGGCCAGGTG is part of the Tenggerimyces flavus genome and encodes:
- a CDS encoding ArsR/SmtB family transcription factor, with amino-acid sequence MTINDDVVDEVLVALADSTRRRVLDVLAAQGEATATTIAQHVPVSRQAIVKHLSVLDRAGLVAGHKTGREVRYAVQPERLDTAARWLAKVASDWDRRLATIKRLAEGA
- a CDS encoding TetR/AcrR family transcriptional regulator, with protein sequence MAVAFEPRERERLTGELLRLGEKLFTTQGLRKTSLAELTEPLGIAKSSFYSFFPAKESLYLELMVRHAPALADRMRQALDQPTTRAALVELMRTTADLLEHDPLYRRLVTHPDELASVGRRLGADELDRVRPYVLDPLVEFVTRAQAAGDLVRADPFTVVGVLRTVGLVVTHQEEYGPTYRDVLALTIESLATGLTRPA
- a CDS encoding aminotransferase class V-fold PLP-dependent enzyme; this translates as MEIVDAQPLWDPRPGYLNTSSYGLPPRPAFSALEVALDDWRHGRTSWEGWDESTKASRTSFATMLGVPATDVAVASTVSGLLGPVGAALPDGARVLVPDIEFTSNVFPWAVHADRGVEVVAVSPDKLAGAIDERTTLVAFSAVQSSTGEVAAYDEIVAAARAVGAMVVVDATQAIGWLHRDWAAADVVVVGAYKWLMAPRGVAYAYLSPAVRDGFRPLQAGWYAGDDPHTSYYGLPLRLAEDARRFDVSPAWFCFVGQAPALQILLDVGVDRVNAHNVGLANRFRAGLGLAPSDSAIVSTDVADAEAKLKAAGIRAAVRGGKVRVSFHLYSTTADVDSALAALTR
- a CDS encoding SRPBCC domain-containing protein, giving the protein MTSPVPTQIEREVVVAAPVERVWEVITQAEHLGTWFGDAGTEIDLRPGGRLTIHWREYGTTFGEVVAVEPTSRFAYRWALAHDVEMTDGNSTLVEFLLVPDGESTRVRVVESGFTDLAADVAQQAKHARENTEGWAAELAELAEYARTYVPNRVERETTVSAPIERVWAVLTEPRHVGAWFGDGVNPMEVDLRPGGTMQVEDGTYPATFETIEPPRRLAYRWAPSFPGEAVRDDNSTLVEFTLTPVDSGTLVRVVETGFARVTATLDTRQRQVRDNEEGWTTMIGRLEKYLAA
- a CDS encoding Pr6Pr family membrane protein, encoding MNKDRLARAFFGLTAFAVLVGMVVQLYVSAGLTGTQFTSLGARIFNVFCYFTIQSNLLVGVTTLLLAIRLDRPSTWFRGFRLSGLIAITVTFLVFHLVLAGDAQFTGAAAVADTILHTIVPLLAVLGWLVFGPRGRVEWRVVLVALVFPLWWIALALIRGPIVDFYAYPFMDVRVLGYPRVFVNLLLVAVLFVGLAAVVKLVESVRSRGSRSSEQERPDTSARTPPGA
- a CDS encoding ABC transporter substrate-binding protein, whose product is MTKLRWLAPAAALLLAATACGSNGGDADAQSSTETETRTIVHAMGKTDVPVQPKRVIVLDTDKLDTAVTLGVIPVGAANADETDGWPKYLGAAVKDIPQVGTLQEPNLEAIAKLNPDLILGSAFRQKDFYDKLAAIAPTVYTELVGTPWKENFLLDGQALGKEQEAKDLLAKYEARAKEVGTSLGDPSQTEVSIVRFRPTEIRLYGPTSFVGIVIGDVGLGRPKLQRLEGAKDRRFTAISPERIGEADGDVIFVTAFGTEAAKAQTQVTGGALWRGLGAVKAGKAYEVPDETWMTGIGITAANQVLDDLEQHLAPAS
- the ald gene encoding alanine dehydrogenase, which codes for MKIGVPKEIKNHEYRVAITPAGVHELVRNGHDVFVERHAGEGSSIPDEQFEQAGARILETADDVWAEGDLILKVKEPIAVEYDRMRKGQVLFTYLHLAASKACTDALLDAGVTGIAYETVQLTDGSLPLLAPMSEVAGRLAPQVGAYQLMRQGGGRGVLMGGVSGVYAAKVVVIGAGVSGMNAAAIALGMQAEVLLLDKNIERLRSADRVYRGHVQTVASNAYEVERAIMDADMVIGAVLVPGAKAPTLITNEQVSRMLPGSVLVDISIDQGGCFEDSRPTTHDDPTYKVHNSVFYCVANMPGAVPHTSTYALTNMTIPYSLELANRGWRSALQSDPALALGLNTHEGQVVYGPVADAHQLPHVDLAEVLA